One Gemmatimonadota bacterium DNA window includes the following coding sequences:
- a CDS encoding hydroxyacid dehydrogenase: MSNNRPQVLIACDERVRYGYLPPAELARLEAFADWAWFHSEGGGIYDTSTDPETTARLAKEMSGVDALVVCHGAPRIDAAILDAAPQLRFVGELEGDRFAARLDLETLWARDIRTVDTTNGSTYPVAEWALALTLISMRNAGALFRRIVAGNTQDRGLIQPMAGILTGKRVGLIGGGHMGRRLMKLLRPFEVELWVHDPYLPQELPEALDFLQTSLENVLSQCDAIICVAPLTPHTRGMIGRRELELIPSGAVFVNVSRGAIVDSAALIERLKRGDIAAGLDVFDPEPIPEDSEIIGLPNVFLTPHFSGRTGEDFPHFFHYMVDELERFFSGHQTWFNLTPRSKSNREGNR, encoded by the coding sequence ATGTCGAACAACCGCCCCCAAGTACTCATCGCCTGCGACGAGCGGGTGCGCTACGGCTACCTGCCGCCGGCGGAACTGGCCCGCCTCGAGGCGTTTGCCGACTGGGCGTGGTTCCACAGTGAGGGCGGCGGAATCTACGATACCAGCACGGACCCCGAGACAACGGCGCGGTTGGCGAAGGAAATGTCCGGCGTGGATGCCCTCGTCGTCTGCCACGGCGCGCCGAGGATCGACGCCGCGATCCTGGATGCCGCACCCCAGTTGCGATTCGTCGGCGAACTGGAAGGCGACCGGTTTGCCGCGCGCCTGGACCTGGAGACATTGTGGGCGCGCGACATCCGCACCGTGGATACGACCAACGGTTCCACCTATCCGGTAGCGGAATGGGCTTTGGCCCTGACGCTGATCTCCATGCGCAATGCCGGCGCGCTTTTCCGCCGCATCGTGGCGGGCAATACGCAGGATCGAGGTCTCATTCAGCCCATGGCGGGCATCCTCACCGGCAAGCGAGTGGGACTCATCGGTGGCGGACACATGGGACGGCGGCTGATGAAGCTGCTGCGCCCCTTCGAGGTCGAGCTCTGGGTGCACGATCCCTACCTGCCGCAGGAGTTGCCCGAGGCGTTGGACTTCCTGCAGACGTCGCTGGAAAACGTGCTTTCACAGTGTGACGCGATCATATGCGTAGCGCCCCTCACCCCCCATACCCGGGGCATGATCGGACGGCGCGAGCTGGAACTCATTCCATCGGGTGCGGTGTTCGTGAACGTTTCGCGCGGGGCCATCGTGGATTCCGCGGCCCTGATCGAGCGCCTCAAGCGCGGGGACATCGCAGCAGGACTGGACGTTTTCGACCCGGAGCCCATCCCCGAAGACAGCGAGATCATCGGACTGCCGAACGTTTTTCTCACGCCCCACTTCTCCGGCCGCACGGGAGAAGACTTTCCCCACTTCTTCCACTACATGGTCGACGAGCTGGAGCGGTTCTTCTCCGGCCATCAGACCTGGTTCAACCTGACCCCGCGCTCGAAGTCCAACCGCGAAGGGAACCGATGA
- a CDS encoding phytanoyl-CoA dioxygenase family protein, with amino-acid sequence MLDLGFFKQNGYVNLGQVFTGEELNRFNKLYDADRSERGCFWHPISNHGHQTLNCDPLISSPQIDGLIRHPALIDPIETILEGPSWLGEVCLRHMDPRDGNPEEIWHRDRPHATDRPYRCGYLQMMLYLTDVHEGTHCFSISPEPCDGPILETEEQLVQRGKVHLHGPAGTVVLFNLSVLHAATVRITPHERKTVQVYYGHRGGPVLSDCTMIPARLWRDHPDPEVRGFYGMMTSRTQQYAEAFG; translated from the coding sequence ATGCTGGATCTGGGCTTTTTCAAACAGAATGGTTACGTCAACCTCGGCCAGGTTTTTACCGGCGAGGAACTGAATCGATTCAACAAACTGTACGATGCGGACCGATCGGAACGGGGCTGTTTCTGGCATCCCATTTCCAATCACGGACATCAGACCCTGAACTGCGATCCGCTGATCTCCTCGCCGCAGATCGACGGCCTGATCCGCCATCCCGCCCTGATCGACCCCATCGAGACCATCCTCGAAGGGCCCAGCTGGCTCGGGGAAGTGTGCCTGAGGCACATGGACCCGCGCGACGGCAATCCGGAGGAGATCTGGCACCGGGACCGCCCGCATGCGACGGACCGGCCCTACCGGTGCGGCTATTTGCAAATGATGCTCTACCTGACCGACGTGCACGAGGGTACGCACTGCTTCTCCATATCGCCGGAACCCTGCGACGGTCCCATACTCGAAACCGAGGAACAGCTCGTCCAGCGCGGCAAGGTCCACCTGCACGGTCCGGCAGGCACGGTTGTACTGTTCAACCTGTCCGTGCTGCACGCCGCGACGGTACGGATCACACCGCACGAACGCAAGACCGTTCAGGTTTACTACGGCCATCGCGGCGGCCCCGTGCTCAGCGACTGTACCATGATTCCCGCCCGGCTGTGGCGGGACCATCCGGATCCGGAGGTACGGGGTTTCTACGGCATGATGACCAGTCGTACGCAGCAGTATGCCGAGGCCTTCGGCTGA
- a CDS encoding Gfo/Idh/MocA family oxidoreductase: MSETILNAALIGCGGRGRGHLETMKAFDDLRFVAVCDPVEELRDRVAAENNVPRKYEEIGDMLAKEELDLAVIATPAHLNGRCALPVIQAGVHTLLEKPPGLSGAETEGLRAAANTSSAKVLVGWNRRFHSLICKARGLIEERGPITQIVAEFHKSMTGLRDRGFPDHLLDNFIYETPIHAIDLTRSLAGSSPIAEFHAVARRTNSPFVDVYAALIRFENGCVAQLTANFTTDARLERYEIHGRDCSAYLEGVRNAVVQRDGQETVFDEVESGGTAEQARFLVDCIKEDRPVGLPAAGLDEAVETMKLADRIRAELRD; the protein is encoded by the coding sequence ATGTCCGAAACCATCCTTAATGCCGCCCTGATCGGGTGCGGCGGCAGAGGTCGGGGCCACCTCGAGACCATGAAGGCCTTCGACGACTTGCGGTTCGTGGCCGTGTGCGATCCCGTGGAGGAATTGCGCGACCGGGTGGCCGCCGAAAACAACGTCCCGCGAAAGTACGAAGAAATCGGGGACATGCTGGCGAAAGAGGAGCTTGACCTGGCCGTCATCGCGACGCCGGCCCACCTGAACGGCCGGTGCGCGCTGCCGGTGATCCAGGCCGGGGTCCACACGCTGCTCGAGAAGCCGCCCGGACTCTCCGGCGCGGAAACGGAAGGGCTCCGCGCCGCCGCCAACACGTCCAGCGCGAAGGTGCTGGTCGGCTGGAACCGGCGGTTCCATTCGTTGATCTGCAAGGCTCGCGGCCTGATCGAGGAGCGGGGTCCCATCACCCAGATCGTGGCGGAGTTCCACAAGAGCATGACAGGCTTGCGCGATCGGGGCTTCCCGGACCACCTTCTGGACAACTTCATTTACGAGACGCCGATCCATGCCATCGACCTGACCCGTTCCCTGGCCGGCAGTTCCCCCATCGCCGAATTCCATGCCGTCGCCCGCAGGACCAATTCGCCTTTCGTCGACGTTTACGCCGCGCTCATCCGCTTCGAGAACGGGTGCGTGGCACAGCTCACGGCCAATTTCACGACGGATGCCCGGCTGGAGCGCTACGAAATCCACGGCAGGGACTGTTCGGCCTATCTGGAAGGCGTAAGGAATGCCGTGGTGCAACGCGACGGGCAGGAAACGGTTTTCGACGAGGTGGAGTCCGGCGGCACCGCCGAACAGGCCCGCTTCCTGGTCGACTGCATCAAGGAAGACCGGCCGGTTGGACTGCCCGCGGCGGGCCTGGACGAGGCCGTCGAGACGATGAAGCTGGCCGACCGCATCCGGGCGGAGTTGCGTGACTGA